The proteins below come from a single Serpentinimonas raichei genomic window:
- the clpS gene encoding ATP-dependent Clp protease adapter ClpS, translating into MPKQPDLTPQLPSGDATAVVERRRQRVRPPKLYQVLLLNDDFTPMEFVVQVLQEFFNKDRESATQIMLKIHLEGRGLCGVFSRDIAQTKVDQVLQAAAQQGHPLQCVSEPIE; encoded by the coding sequence ATGCCCAAACAACCCGATCTGACTCCGCAGTTGCCCTCGGGCGATGCCACCGCAGTGGTGGAGCGGCGCCGCCAGCGCGTGCGCCCGCCCAAGCTGTACCAGGTGCTGCTGCTCAACGACGACTTCACCCCGATGGAGTTCGTGGTGCAGGTGCTGCAGGAGTTTTTCAACAAAGACCGTGAGAGCGCGACCCAGATCATGCTCAAAATCCACCTCGAAGGCCGGGGTCTGTGCGGTGTCTTTAGCCGCGACATCGCCCAAACCAAGGTCGATCAGGTGCTGCAAGCCGCCGCGCAGCAGGGGCATCCGCTGCAATGTGTGAGTGAGCCCATTGAATAA